In one window of Gossypium arboreum isolate Shixiya-1 chromosome 4, ASM2569848v2, whole genome shotgun sequence DNA:
- the LOC108457733 gene encoding patatin-like protein 6, with protein MSSNTPSEMQEPSIDTDKLSYEIFSILESKFLFGYDDNQKLWIPKPISPPASEPMVQPGDENSLPAIKNQRGKICILSIDSGGMKGILSGKALAYLEKALKSKSGNPKARIADYFDVAAGSSVGGIFTAMLFATRDNNQPIFTAEETWRFLADNGKRIYRSGAGKNGGILKKILKNGSTGSSSNGMEKVMKEAFTAGRRSLTLKDTLKPVLIPCYDLSSTAPFLFSRADALETDSFDFPLWEVCRATSAEPGLSGPVLMQSVDGQTKCVAVDGGLAMSNPTVAAITHVLHNKQEFPFVRGVEDLLVLSLGTGQLLEVSYEYEQVKNWRLKDWAKPMARISGDGSADSVDQTVAMAFQQCRSSNYVRIQANGSSLGRCGPNVDTDPSPSNVKLLMEIGEEMLKQKNVESILFGGKRISEESNMEKLDWFAGELVLEHQRRSCRIAPTVAFKQPSPKIN; from the exons ATGTCGTCTAATACTCCATCAGAGATGCAAGAACCGAGCATCGATACGGATAAGTTGAGTTATGAAATCTTTTCTATACTGGAAAGCAAATTTTTGTTTGGGTACGATGACAATCAGAAGCTATGGATTCCCAAACCGATCTCTCCCCCGGCTTCGGAACCGATGGTTCAACCGGGTGACGAGAATTCCTTGCCAGCTATAAAGAACCAGAGGGGTAAAATCTGTATTTTGAGTATTGATAGCGGTGGCATGAAAGGAATTCTTTCCGGGAAAGCGTTGGCTTATCTTGAAAAAGCCTTGAAATCCAAGTCGGGTAATCCAAAAGCTCGAATCGCCGATTATTTCGACGTCGCCGCTGGTTCAAGTGTCGGTGGTATCTTCACCGCCATGCTTTTTGCCACCAGAGATAACAACCAACCGATTTTCACCGCCGAGGAGACGTGGCGGTTCCTTGCTGATAATGGGAAGAGGATCTACCGGTCCGGTGCGGGTAAAAACGGCGGTATTCTAAAGAAGATTTTGAAAAACGGTTCGACCGGGTCAAGTTCGAACGGTATGGAGAAGGTCATGAAGGAGGCGTTCACGGCGGGTAGAAGGAGTTTGACGTTGAAAGATACACTAAAGCCGGTTTTGATTCCGTGTTATGATCTTTCCAGTACGGCGCCTTTTTTGTTTTCGAGGGCCGATGCTTTGGAGACGGATAGTTTCGACTTCCCATTATGGGAGGTTTGTCGGGCAACCTCGGCTGAACCGGGCTTATCCGGACCGGTATTGATGCAATCCGTTGACGGTCAAACCAAGTGTGTGGCGGTCGATGGTGGGTTGGCAATGAGCAACCCGACCGTTGCAGCCATTACGCATGTGTTACATAATAAACAGGAGTTTCCTTTCGTTAGAGGGGTTGAGGATTTGTTGGTGCTGTCATTGGGGACGGGTCAGCTCCTTGAGGTTAGCTATGAATATGAGCAAGTCAAGAATTGGAGGCTCAAGGATTGGGCTAAACCGATGGCTCGTATATCCGGCGACGGTTCAGCCGACTCGGTGGATCAAACCGTCGCCATGGCCTTTCAACAATGCagaagcagtaattacgtaagaATTCAG GCAAATGGGTCCAGTTTAGGAAGGTGTGGTCCAAATGTAGATACAGACCCTAGCCCCAGCAATGTTAAATTGCTGATGGAGATAGGTGAGGAAATGCTGAAGCAAAAAAACGTTGAATCAATTCTGTTTGGAGGTAAAAGGATTAGTGAAGAAAGCAATATGGAGAAATTAGATTGGTTTGCCGGTGAACTTGTTTTGGAACATCAGAGGAGGAGTTGCAGAATTGCTCCCACTGTTGCTTTCAAGCAACCCAGCCCTAAGATCAACTAG